A portion of the Magnolia sinica isolate HGM2019 chromosome 17, MsV1, whole genome shotgun sequence genome contains these proteins:
- the LOC131231791 gene encoding UPF0481 protein At3g47200-like, producing MPEIEEEANKSTNASRRPSCLTPGRQALADSMMISVTAFVSKLRRGDPPTIYIVPQRIQQVNKVAYEPQMVSIGPYHHGNKSLQGMEENKWLYLHSFLSGKPNHRLEDYLKAMEELEDKAGSCYSDNIGSQVGNEFVKMMVLDACFIVEIFLMFHPIEQWEELKQNEEDLGLLSAMDQEFFFHSNRFEDQVLHTKRKVDLIGYDMLLLENQIPFFVLQRIFITACPVNVPDLLEKMALHFFHRFMPMNKKIELEDRYYHLLHLFRSHFIPTPTDHGKEHNLLCNPIIKYVLNKLKNLLIFLPSSKETSLPITEPPKMIPCATDLDLAGVKFKKNEESNSILNVKFSHGVLEIPLLSIDDGSETLFRNLVAFEQCWPNATDHFTTYFWFMDCLVNTSNDVALLHHNEIIDHRLGSDEDVAQLFNRLCTGIFHDPEESYLWDLHQNVQKHCKNKWNRWRAILKRDYFTNPWSFISLIAASILLLLTITQTFFTIFPYYRPRS from the exons ATGCCTGAAATAGAAGAGGAAGCGAACAAATCGACCAATGCCTCCCGGAGACCGAGTTGCCTAACCCCAGGTAGGCAAGCACTAGCCGATTCCATGATGATATCGGTCACCGCATTCGTTTCCAAGCTCAGACGTGGAGATCCACCCACCATCTATATAGTCCCACAAAGAATCCAGCAAGTAAACAAGGTTGCTTATGAGCCTCAGATGGTGTCGATCGGCCCATACCATCACGGCAATAAGAGCCTACAAGGAATGGAAGAGAACAAATGGTTGTACCTACATTCATTCCTCTCCGGTAAACCCAACCATCGGTTGGAGGACTACCTCAAGGCGATGGAGGAATTGGAGGATAAAGCGGGAAGTTGCTACTCCGACAATATCGGTTCCCAG GTGGGCAACgagtttgtgaaaatgatggTGCTCGATGCTTGCTTCATTGTCGAGATCTTTCTCATGTTCCATCCGATCGAGCAATGGGAGGAGCTCAAGCAAAACGAGGAGGATCTCGGTCTTCTTTCTGCAATGGATCAGGAGTTCTTTTTCCATTCAAATCGCTTCGAAGACCAGGTACTTCATACGAAGAGGAAGGTGGACCTTATAGGGTATGATATGCTCCTCCTTGAAAATCAAATTCCTTTCTTCGTTCTTCAGCGTATTTTCATAACCGCTTGTCCAGTGAACGTACCAGATTTACTTGAGAAGATGGCCCTTCATTTCTTCCATAGATTCATGCCTATGAATAAGAAAATCGAGCTCGAAGATCGCTACTATCATCTGCTTCATTTGTTCCGCTCGCATTTCATACCAACCCCAACTGATCATGGCAAGGAGCACAACCTTTTGTGCAATCCTATCATTAAATACGTCCtcaacaagttgaagaatctaCTCATCTTCCTCCCATCTTCAAAAGAGACCTCGTTGCCTATTACTGAACCGCCCAAGATGATCCCTTGCGCGACTGACCTCGATCTTGCGGGGGTCAAGTTCAAGAAGAATGAGGAATCGAATAGCATCTTGAACGTGAAATTTAGCCACGGGGTGTTGGAAATCCCGCTCTTGTCGATAGATGACGGCAGCGAAACTCTCTTTCGGAACCTAGTAGCGTTCGAACAATGCTGGCCGAACGCAACAGACCACTTCACGACTTACTTCTGGTTCATGGATTGCCTTGTCAACACGTCCAATGATGTGGCGCTGCTCCATCACAATGAGATCATAGATCATAGGTTGGGAAGTGATGAGGATGTGGCCCAACTATTCAACCGTCTCTGCACTGGGATATTTCATGATCCTGAGGAAAGCTACCTTTGGGATCTACATCAGAATGTCCAAAAACATTGCAAGAACAAATGGAACAGGTGGCGGGCGATCTTGAAGCGTGATTATTTCACCAAtccatggtctttcatttctttaATCGCAGCTTCGATCCTCCTCCTGCTCACCATCACCCAAACTTTCTTCACCATCTTTCCTTATTACCGACCGCGGTCCTAG